One genomic segment of Bombina bombina isolate aBomBom1 chromosome 4, aBomBom1.pri, whole genome shotgun sequence includes these proteins:
- the LOC128657216 gene encoding nanos homolog 1-like: MALPAYSGTTQAGNTFSTWNDYLGLSALIIRGLKVSEPREDDKMLPVSPTWSCFLSAPSEPEQPAVSHGKQGCTFCKNNRESAVFYSTHRLKGPDGRVQCPVLRGYTCPQCGASGDRAHTVQYCPQQMLMANTQTALFLAGKCRG; this comes from the coding sequence ATGGCGCTACCGGCGTATAGCGGAACCACACAGGCGGGCAATACCTTTAGCACCTGGAATGATTACTTGGGACTCTCCGCTCTCATTATCAGAGGCTTGAAGGTGTCTGAGCCCCGGGAGGATGACAAGATGCTGCCAGTGTCTCCTACATGGAGCTGTTTCCTCTCCGCCCCCTCGGAGCCCgagcagcctgctgtgagccatggGAAGCAGGGCTGTACTTTCTGCAAAAATAACCGGGAATCTGCCGTATTTTACAGCACACACCGCCTGAAAGGACCGGATGGCCGAGTCCAGTGTCCGGTGCTGCGAGGATACACCTGTCCTCAGTGCGGAGCCAGTGGTGATCGTGCTCATACCGTGCAATACTGCCCCCAGCAGATGCTTATGGCCAATACACAGACTGCCCTATTCCTTGCTGGTAAATGTCGCGGCTAA